From Candidatus Equadaptatus faecalis, the proteins below share one genomic window:
- a CDS encoding DNA adenine methylase, whose translation MRYIGGKTLMLNNISNVLKENCSDIHSILDVFSGSCAVSTHFMKLKLNVTTNDFLYFSYVIARGTLGLKNFPIFSGLKGIEPFDFLNGITLDKTPFALEDCFVYNNYSPNINSQRMYFQNDNAIKIDLIRMQIELWKNEGAISEDEYFYLLAILLQAVPYVANITGTFGAYLKYWDNRTFNKLKLQPLPINHTNKPAKCMNLDYSEALSEETDVLYADPPYNSREYLPNYHLLETIAKYDNPQISGVTGMREYQNQKSPFCKKNAVATAFDNLLNLAKSKYIIISYNNEGLLSTDFLCRLCRQYAVKDTFRLYEYDYRRYKNKIPNNTQGLKEQLYFLRRR comes from the coding sequence ATGCGCTATATTGGCGGCAAAACTTTAATGTTGAATAACATATCAAATGTGTTGAAAGAAAACTGCTCCGACATTCACAGCATTTTGGATGTTTTTTCCGGTTCCTGTGCAGTGTCAACGCATTTTATGAAATTGAAACTTAATGTTACCACAAACGATTTTCTATATTTTAGCTATGTAATTGCAAGAGGCACGCTTGGATTAAAGAATTTCCCAATCTTTTCTGGCTTGAAAGGAATAGAACCGTTTGACTTTTTGAATGGAATTACGTTGGATAAAACTCCGTTTGCTTTGGAAGATTGTTTTGTATACAATAACTATTCACCAAATATAAACTCGCAGCGGATGTACTTTCAGAATGACAACGCAATAAAAATAGATTTGATACGTATGCAGATAGAGTTATGGAAAAATGAAGGAGCGATATCTGAAGATGAATATTTTTATCTGCTTGCAATTCTTTTACAAGCAGTTCCGTATGTTGCGAATATTACGGGCACATTTGGGGCTTACTTGAAATATTGGGACAACAGGACATTTAATAAACTAAAATTACAGCCTCTGCCAATAAATCATACGAACAAGCCTGCAAAGTGTATGAACCTTGATTATTCGGAGGCTCTGTCGGAAGAAACCGATGTGTTGTATGCGGATCCGCCGTATAACTCACGTGAATATCTGCCAAATTATCATTTGCTTGAAACTATTGCCAAGTATGATAATCCTCAGATAAGCGGTGTTACAGGTATGCGGGAATACCAAAATCAAAAAAGTCCTTTTTGCAAAAAAAACGCCGTGGCAACTGCTTTTGATAATCTTTTAAATCTTGCTAAGTCAAAATACATAATAATCAGCTATAATAATGAAGGGTTGCTTTCGACTGATTTTTTGTGTCGGCTTTGCAGGCAATACGCGGTAAAAGATACATTTAGACTGTATGAGTATGATTATCGGAGATATAAGAACAAGATTCCAAACAATACACAGGGATTAAAAGAACAGTTATACTTTCTAAGGAGACGGTAA